The following coding sequences are from one Maniola hyperantus chromosome 7, iAphHyp1.2, whole genome shotgun sequence window:
- the LOC117983850 gene encoding trypsin-like — protein sequence MIINNRLFTIYALNTVLINKISVTTIDTDVSKALEEHTMVTDINIFPYMVAILRKFTYISAGALIGESWVLTEADSLFTIRESSRFIRVRLGSANYKKGGYLTPIKYFQIHPYFDDSKPLFDVALIRLPEPVTLTQSINPIRLQKKPRKIVTSHFIVTAWPVYQQQNLSSSYGESLEQKRRRRILTVSHLHPTDPEVCSEEMDMFMSDHNNTKYIMCLDPNIGTNPCQRDIGAPVVLNGILWGIVSSWKSEECDIEGGPSFVTLVSSVEVNSWIHSTIHGHRWTKKHTVDYQDNFI from the exons atgATTATCAACAATagattatttactatttacgCTTTAAATACGgttttaataaacaaaataagtgTTACAACAATTGATACAGACGTATCCAAAGCATTGGAAGAACACACTATGGTAACTGACATTAATATCTTTCCATACATGGTGGCGATATTACGAAAATTTACATACATTAGTGCTGGCGCTTTGATCGGTGAAAGTTGGGTGCTTACAGAGGCTGATTCTTTATTTAC GATTAGGGAGTCTTCACGATTCATTCGGGTGAGACTTGGCAGCGCTAATTACAAGAAAGGGGGATATCTAACACCCATCAAGTACTTCCAAATTCATCCTTATTTTGACGACAGTAAGCCTCTGTTTGACGTGGCACTTATAAGATTGCCTGAGCCTGTAACACTGACGCAGAGTATAAATCCTATAAGACTTCAGAAAAAACCTCGGAAAATCGTCACTTCACATTTTATAGTGACCGCATGGCCAGTATatcag CAACAAAATCTAAGTTCAAGTTACGGAGAATCATTGGAGCAGAAGAGGCGGCGTCGAATACTTACAGTGTCGCATTTGCACCCGACAGATCCTGAAGTATGCTCTGAGGAAATGGACATGTTCATGTCAGATCACAACAATACCAAGTATATAATGTGCTTGGATCCTAATATTGGAACTAATCCTTGTCAG AGAGACATTGGTGCACCGGTTGTGCTGAACGGGATATTGTGGGGTATAGTTTCTTCCTGGAAGTCAGAAGAATGTGACATTGAAGGCGGACCTTCCTTCGTGACCTTAGTGTCCTCCGTGGAGGTCAACTCCTGGATACATTCTACCATCCACGGGCATAGATGGACGAAGAAGCATACCGTTGATTATcaagataattttatttaa